The Methanothrix soehngenii GP6 genome has a window encoding:
- a CDS encoding sulfide/dihydroorotate dehydrogenase-like FAD/NAD-binding protein, protein MYEIVTKETVAPNIIHMKFKAPKIASSAKPGQFVIIRVDEKGERIPMGLAGWDEKEGTVDIVFYVLGTSTAKLSTMCEGDSLANIAGPLGKPSEIENFGRVICACGCFGVGPSLPLVKALKEKGNYVITVVEGRGPDFVFWTDRLGEFSDEVHVVTGCGKTAWANDFIEQELQSGKKINRIFAHGCPFMMKVSSDASRAAGVDTTVSLTPIMVDGTGMCGACRVEVGGETKFACVDGPEFEGHDINWDGLVLRLRQLIPEEDKSFNIWERDNWHKLMDCRHKKSFNPAKRMSVEEIEHTEANCKLAGV, encoded by the coding sequence ATGTACGAGATAGTAACCAAGGAGACAGTGGCTCCCAATATCATCCATATGAAGTTCAAGGCGCCCAAGATCGCCAGCAGCGCGAAGCCCGGTCAGTTTGTGATCATCAGGGTGGACGAGAAAGGGGAGAGGATTCCCATGGGCCTTGCCGGCTGGGACGAAAAAGAGGGAACAGTAGATATCGTCTTCTATGTCCTGGGAACCAGCACTGCAAAGCTATCCACCATGTGTGAAGGCGATTCTCTGGCCAACATCGCCGGCCCCCTGGGCAAGCCCTCGGAGATCGAGAACTTCGGCCGGGTGATATGCGCCTGCGGCTGCTTCGGCGTGGGGCCCTCGCTACCACTGGTCAAGGCCCTCAAGGAGAAAGGCAACTATGTCATCACCGTGGTGGAGGGCCGGGGCCCGGATTTCGTCTTCTGGACGGACAGGCTGGGAGAATTCAGCGACGAGGTTCATGTGGTGACAGGCTGCGGCAAGACCGCCTGGGCCAATGACTTCATCGAGCAGGAGCTGCAATCCGGAAAAAAGATCAACAGGATCTTCGCCCACGGCTGTCCCTTTATGATGAAGGTCTCCTCGGATGCATCTCGTGCTGCGGGAGTGGACACGACTGTGAGCCTGACTCCGATCATGGTTGACGGAACGGGGATGTGCGGAGCCTGCCGGGTGGAGGTGGGAGGAGAGACCAAGTTCGCCTGCGTGGATGGGCCGGAATTCGAGGGGCACGATATTAACTGGGATGGGCTGGTACTGAGGCTGCGCCAGTTGATACCGGAGGAGGACAAGTCCTTCAACATTTGGGAGAGAGACAACTGGCATAAATTGATGGACTGCCGGCATAAGAAGAGCTTCAACCCTGCAAAGAGAATGAGCGTCGAGGAGATAGAGCATACCGAGGCCAACTGCAAGCTGGCGGGGGTTTAA
- a CDS encoding formate/nitrite transporter family protein: protein MAFKVPADIAKAAIAAGCTKCNMTWQKLLVLGFLAGAYIAFGALLSEIVAGGLSNGTITGPDGEIWKIAMPGGLVKFAAGAVFPVGLMLVVIAGSELFTGNCMFAPISVLNGEASLGGLVKNWSLVYVGNLVGSVFVAYFLAYQCGLFDNLPWAGWAATVANTKCGLDFSTAFLRGIGCNWLVCLAVWLAISSEDVISKIFSCWFPIMAFVTIGFEHSVANMFFIPLGIFAANDPAIAANLATAGVATTNLAGGMGWYNFFITNLIPVTLGNIVGAALFVAALYWYVYLKGPVCKAIPEKGAKK from the coding sequence ATAGCATTCAAAGTTCCCGCTGATATCGCTAAGGCAGCAATAGCTGCCGGATGCACGAAATGCAATATGACCTGGCAGAAGCTGCTGGTTTTAGGCTTTTTGGCCGGGGCCTATATCGCCTTTGGAGCCCTTTTGAGCGAGATTGTGGCCGGAGGCCTCTCCAACGGCACCATAACCGGCCCAGACGGCGAGATCTGGAAGATCGCTATGCCAGGGGGCCTGGTCAAGTTCGCCGCCGGAGCGGTCTTCCCCGTGGGCCTGATGCTGGTCGTCATCGCCGGATCGGAGCTCTTTACCGGCAACTGCATGTTCGCCCCCATCAGCGTCCTGAACGGAGAGGCAAGCCTGGGAGGCCTGGTCAAGAACTGGTCGCTCGTCTACGTAGGCAACCTGGTGGGATCGGTCTTCGTCGCCTACTTCCTTGCTTACCAGTGCGGACTGTTCGATAACCTCCCCTGGGCGGGCTGGGCGGCAACCGTGGCCAACACCAAGTGCGGCCTGGACTTCAGCACCGCCTTCCTGCGAGGGATAGGCTGCAACTGGCTGGTTTGCCTCGCCGTCTGGCTGGCCATCAGCTCAGAGGACGTGATAAGCAAGATCTTCTCCTGCTGGTTCCCCATCATGGCCTTCGTTACCATTGGCTTTGAGCATAGCGTGGCCAATATGTTCTTCATTCCTCTTGGCATCTTCGCCGCCAACGATCCGGCCATCGCCGCTAATTTGGCGACCGCTGGAGTGGCTACGACCAACCTCGCCGGTGGAATGGGATGGTACAACTTCTTTATCACCAATCTTATTCCAGTAACGCTGGGCAATATCGTGGGAGCGGCCCTCTTCGTGGCGGCGCTCTACTGGTATGTCTATCTCAAGGGGCCAGTCTGCAAGGCAATCCCTGAGAAGGGAGCAAAGAAGTAA
- a CDS encoding MFS transporter, which translates to MNQNNGERNGALAIIGCCIAIFWPGALTFGFPGVMASLWQEMFHVGSGATGSTIFFMLSAVGIFMFLAGRWQERYGIRRMIILGILLTSIGCILAAFANSITMVYAWAFLNGAASCFVYIPALTLVQQWYPQRKGLVSGTVSMVFGLAAAIMSPVFGLMLNAFGYRNMSLVLAVLTLTAGLLGAYFARERDDETIKRQNEMRDALKRQIREGNEIDKDEQRRPLTVSETLHTRSFWFLWTTWILAGAAGVSMTVLSTGYGLSLGLPLEGAVLILTAFNLTNGTGRLASGYFSDRLGRRRVMSLAFLAAGLAYFLFPLAGDLPTSAILAAVVGLSFGTLFSVSAPLVADCFGLDHFGAIFGLTFAAYGFLAGPLGPTLSGYLLDLNGGNFIPIFLYLGAFSLLAALSIRQVVSPERR; encoded by the coding sequence ATGAATCAAAATAACGGAGAGAGGAATGGAGCCCTGGCTATAATCGGCTGCTGCATCGCTATTTTCTGGCCGGGCGCCCTCACCTTCGGCTTTCCCGGAGTGATGGCCTCCCTATGGCAGGAGATGTTTCATGTTGGCAGCGGGGCCACTGGGTCTACCATCTTCTTCATGCTCTCTGCCGTGGGCATCTTCATGTTTCTGGCGGGCCGCTGGCAGGAGAGATATGGCATCAGGAGGATGATAATTCTGGGAATCCTCCTCACCTCCATCGGCTGCATCCTCGCCGCTTTTGCAAATTCGATTACCATGGTCTATGCCTGGGCTTTTCTCAACGGTGCAGCCTCATGCTTTGTCTACATCCCCGCCCTCACTCTGGTGCAGCAGTGGTACCCTCAGAGGAAGGGGCTGGTCTCGGGAACGGTGAGCATGGTATTTGGTCTGGCCGCTGCCATCATGTCACCAGTATTCGGCCTGATGCTGAATGCATTCGGCTACAGGAACATGAGCCTGGTCCTGGCAGTCCTTACTCTGACTGCAGGCCTGCTGGGCGCATATTTCGCCCGGGAGCGGGATGATGAGACGATAAAAAGGCAAAACGAAATGAGGGACGCCTTGAAGCGGCAAATCAGAGAGGGGAATGAGATAGATAAGGATGAGCAGAGGCGACCACTCACAGTATCTGAGACCCTCCACACTCGAAGCTTCTGGTTTCTCTGGACAACCTGGATCCTGGCCGGAGCGGCGGGAGTCTCCATGACCGTCCTCTCCACCGGCTATGGATTATCTTTAGGCCTTCCTCTGGAGGGTGCGGTTCTCATTCTCACCGCCTTCAACCTCACCAATGGCACCGGGAGGCTGGCAAGCGGATACTTCTCCGACCGGTTGGGAAGAAGGAGGGTCATGAGCCTGGCCTTCCTTGCTGCTGGTCTTGCATATTTTCTCTTTCCCCTGGCAGGAGATCTGCCTACATCGGCAATCCTGGCAGCAGTGGTGGGACTCTCTTTTGGCACCTTATTCTCCGTCTCTGCTCCATTGGTGGCGGACTGCTTCGGCCTGGACCATTTCGGTGCCATATTCGGACTAACCTTTGCAGCCTACGGATTTCTCGCCGGACCACTGGGGCCCACCCTTTCAGGATATCTGTTGGATCTGAATGGCGGCAATTTCATCCCCATCTTTCTCTATCTGGGAGCATTCAGCCTGCTGGCCGCTCTCTCCATCCGGCAGGTAGTGTCGCCAGAGCGGCGTTGA
- a CDS encoding HAD family hydrolase translates to MIRIISLDMDGTLVNSRFVDKVWMEGMPRLYAESTGLDLPAAREYVIGEYMKIGSDHLEWYDLKFWIDKFGLSIGKEELLELYEDEIEVYPEVEEVLELLSENYELVVTSNAAREFIDIELDGLQGYFREVFSATSDFREVKKSPLLYGAICAHLDARPFEVLHIGDHYSYDYESALDAGLDALFLDRRGERQGPEVIGDLREAVELIGGCA, encoded by the coding sequence ATGATTCGCATAATATCCCTGGACATGGATGGCACCCTGGTAAATTCGAGGTTTGTGGACAAGGTCTGGATGGAAGGCATGCCCAGGCTTTATGCCGAGAGTACGGGATTGGACCTTCCCGCAGCCAGAGAATACGTGATTGGCGAGTATATGAAAATCGGCAGCGATCACCTGGAGTGGTACGACCTCAAGTTCTGGATAGACAAGTTCGGCCTCTCCATAGGCAAAGAGGAGCTTTTAGAGCTCTACGAGGACGAGATCGAGGTATATCCCGAGGTAGAGGAGGTGCTGGAGCTCCTTTCCGAGAACTATGAGCTGGTGGTGACATCCAATGCCGCTCGGGAGTTCATCGACATCGAGCTGGATGGCCTGCAGGGCTACTTCCGGGAGGTCTTCTCTGCAACCAGCGATTTCAGGGAGGTGAAGAAATCGCCTCTCCTCTATGGAGCCATCTGCGCTCATTTGGATGCCAGGCCCTTTGAGGTTCTGCATATCGGCGACCACTACAGCTATGACTATGAGTCCGCTTTGGATGCCGGCCTTGATGCCCTCTTCCTGGACCGCAGGGGCGAGCGCCAGGGCCCCGAGGTCATAGGCGACCTGAGGGAAGCAGTGGAGCTGATCGGCGGGTGCGCATGA
- the trmY gene encoding tRNA (pseudouridine(54)-N(1))-methyltransferase TrmY — MRIFVVVGHKATTQPSFSLEDIPGTSGRLDILCRSVTAAFVLSHGIRKDVLVYLVLLGGETPKTIRLVGETLRHLNPDERTTAALLKKALAVEATPEWAMSTSGIFVRTGGLEKLLEDLKQRSVRLVYLREDGRDFRCLKDEPLEREMAFVLGDHTGMTAEEESLLASAGAEVVALGPTSLHADHCIVVTNWLLDTNAFMSDCG, encoded by the coding sequence ATGCGCATATTCGTCGTCGTCGGCCACAAGGCTACCACCCAGCCCAGCTTCTCTTTAGAGGATATCCCCGGCACCTCCGGCCGCCTGGACATCCTCTGCCGCTCCGTTACCGCCGCTTTTGTCCTCTCTCACGGCATCAGAAAGGATGTTCTGGTGTACCTGGTACTGCTCGGCGGAGAGACCCCCAAGACCATCCGGCTGGTGGGCGAGACCCTCCGCCACCTCAATCCCGATGAGAGAACAACTGCTGCTCTCCTCAAAAAGGCCCTGGCAGTAGAGGCCACGCCAGAATGGGCCATGTCCACCTCGGGCATATTCGTCCGCACCGGTGGCCTGGAGAAGCTGCTGGAGGATTTGAAGCAGAGATCGGTCCGGCTGGTGTACCTGAGGGAGGATGGACGGGATTTCCGCTGCCTGAAGGATGAGCCCCTGGAGAGGGAGATGGCATTCGTCCTGGGAGACCACACAGGAATGACTGCGGAGGAGGAGTCGCTCCTCGCCTCAGCCGGGGCAGAGGTTGTTGCCCTCGGGCCGACCAGCCTGCACGCCGATCATTGCATAGTGGTCACGAACTGGCTGCTGGATACCAATGCCTTTATGTCAGATTGCGGATAA
- a CDS encoding tRNA pseudouridine(54/55) synthase Pus10, whose product MSEEIMENPKDDILETAKRIVRLGPICDSCLGRQFAMLATGLTNAERGRSIKTVLAMQASAEGDISLLEDLAPSFQSARLKLGRKSEKDVRCTVCLGEISPEMLDKWAERAAAALAGWEYSTLLVGTKVSGLLAENEELLLADGGSRHAEPFKSELNREVGKRLSAITGKEFDLKDPDMVVHLNLETGEAELQVASLFLRGRYRKLVRGIPQTRWPCRECRGRGCPRCNGTGRMYQESVDELIRPAVIRAAEADDTVFHGAGREDIDARMLGSGRPFIVEAVRPRIRTIDLAGLQENINRHAEGKVEVIELIVADSAMVERLKEATFLKTYSALVRLGAEVAEEKLKSGLKRVVGQVDQRTPTRVSHRRADKLRVRKVYSADLIEVVGNLARINIKGDSGLYIKELISGDGGRTQPNLAEILRVDAVVEELDVIDVGGESDGTSSRNAEEV is encoded by the coding sequence ATGAGTGAAGAGATCATGGAAAATCCCAAAGATGATATCCTGGAGACGGCCAAGAGGATCGTCCGCCTGGGTCCCATCTGCGACAGCTGCCTGGGAAGGCAGTTTGCCATGCTGGCCACCGGCCTTACCAATGCTGAGCGGGGTCGATCTATAAAGACCGTCCTGGCCATGCAGGCCTCCGCAGAGGGTGACATATCTTTGCTGGAAGATCTGGCGCCTTCTTTCCAGTCAGCCCGGCTCAAGCTGGGCCGCAAGAGCGAAAAGGACGTTCGCTGCACCGTCTGCCTGGGAGAGATATCGCCAGAAATGCTCGACAAGTGGGCGGAGAGGGCAGCCGCCGCCCTTGCCGGCTGGGAGTATTCCACCCTGTTGGTGGGCACAAAAGTGTCCGGCCTTCTTGCAGAGAACGAGGAGCTACTCCTCGCGGACGGCGGCTCTCGCCATGCCGAGCCTTTCAAGTCCGAGCTGAACCGGGAGGTCGGCAAACGCCTCTCCGCGATCACTGGAAAGGAGTTCGACCTGAAAGATCCGGATATGGTGGTGCACCTGAACCTGGAGACGGGCGAGGCAGAGCTGCAGGTGGCATCTTTATTCCTCCGCGGCCGCTACAGAAAGCTCGTCAGGGGCATTCCCCAGACCCGCTGGCCCTGTCGCGAGTGCCGTGGCCGGGGCTGCCCACGATGCAACGGCACGGGCCGCATGTACCAGGAGTCAGTAGACGAGCTCATCCGACCAGCGGTGATCCGGGCGGCTGAGGCTGACGATACCGTCTTTCACGGAGCCGGTCGAGAGGATATCGACGCCCGCATGCTTGGCAGCGGCAGGCCGTTCATAGTAGAGGCCGTCCGGCCGCGGATAAGGACCATCGACCTGGCGGGGCTGCAAGAAAATATCAATCGTCATGCAGAGGGCAAGGTGGAGGTTATTGAGCTTATTGTGGCGGATTCCGCCATGGTGGAACGGCTCAAAGAGGCCACTTTTCTGAAGACCTACTCCGCTCTGGTCAGATTGGGAGCAGAGGTCGCAGAAGAAAAGCTTAAATCTGGCTTGAAGAGAGTAGTTGGACAGGTCGATCAGCGTACGCCAACTCGGGTGTCTCACCGAAGGGCAGATAAGCTCAGGGTGAGGAAGGTTTATAGCGCAGATCTTATTGAGGTAGTAGGCAATCTGGCTCGAATAAATATAAAGGGCGACAGCGGTCTTTACATCAAGGAGCTGATCTCCGGAGATGGAGGCAGAACCCAGCCGAACCTCGCGGAGATCCTCAGAGTGGACGCGGTCGTTGAAGAGCTAGATGTAATAGATGTAGGTGGAGAATCAGATGGCACATCATCACGGAATGCGGAAGAAGTCTAG
- a CDS encoding 50S ribosomal protein L21e: MAHHHGMRKKSRDKLSKTVRSSGISPVVRAIQEFDTGSKVHVLIDPSIHKGMPHPRFHGKTAEVVGKRGRAFVLKVTDGDATKTLITLPEHLKAQK, encoded by the coding sequence ATGGCACATCATCACGGAATGCGGAAGAAGTCTAGAGACAAGCTGAGCAAGACTGTCAGGAGCAGTGGAATATCTCCCGTTGTCAGAGCTATTCAAGAGTTCGATACGGGATCAAAGGTTCACGTGCTCATCGATCCCAGCATACATAAGGGCATGCCTCACCCCAGGTTCCATGGGAAGACTGCCGAGGTAGTTGGAAAAAGGGGCAGAGCATTCGTCCTGAAGGTCACAGATGGCGATGCAACCAAGACCTTGATCACACTGCCTGAACATCTTAAGGCGCAAAAATAA
- a CDS encoding RNA polymerase Rpb4 family protein: MIVKSVLEEEFLTLAEVKEMLDQIREKRADEEELGYELRRAIRHAELFSKGSAEENTAMVAELMKMEKMTRTIAVKIADIRPVTKDELRAIYAKERFNLSEEELSNILEIAFRG, from the coding sequence ATGATTGTCAAGAGCGTATTAGAAGAGGAATTCCTGACCCTGGCGGAGGTCAAGGAGATGCTCGACCAGATCCGAGAGAAGCGAGCTGATGAAGAGGAGCTGGGCTATGAGCTTCGCCGGGCGATAAGGCATGCTGAGCTCTTTTCCAAGGGCAGCGCAGAAGAGAATACGGCAATGGTAGCTGAGCTTATGAAAATGGAGAAGATGACGAGGACCATAGCGGTTAAGATCGCGGATATCAGGCCCGTCACCAAGGATGAGCTGAGGGCGATCTACGCCAAGGAGCGATTCAATCTCAGCGAGGAAGAGCTCAGCAATATTTTAGAAATTGCATTCAGGGGGTAA
- a CDS encoding DUF655 domain-containing protein, which yields MPEGRPPKREEIARVLDYLPYGRTPDSRTYQKQPLVQAVGETNFVLMEMTPKEGVVPVAGARVYIGSGSRDVIDHVNRRIDYSELSNSAKLELPFVIQTIVLEDEPRFIRYFNDAGPITTRMHALELLPGIGKKLMWSVLNERKKGPFKSFADLVERVKGLHNPEKLIAKRIEDELMDDRIKYRVFTTMPRIR from the coding sequence ATGCCTGAGGGGAGACCGCCGAAGAGAGAAGAGATAGCCAGGGTTCTCGATTATCTCCCCTATGGCCGCACTCCGGACAGCAGAACCTATCAGAAGCAGCCTTTGGTTCAGGCGGTGGGTGAGACCAATTTCGTGCTCATGGAGATGACTCCCAAAGAGGGAGTGGTCCCTGTAGCTGGAGCCCGGGTGTATATCGGCAGCGGTAGCCGTGATGTGATCGATCATGTCAACCGCAGGATCGACTACTCAGAGCTCTCTAACAGCGCCAAGCTGGAGCTGCCTTTTGTCATCCAGACCATAGTGCTTGAGGATGAGCCCAGGTTCATCCGCTACTTCAATGATGCTGGCCCCATCACCACCCGCATGCACGCCCTGGAGCTGTTGCCGGGCATAGGCAAGAAGCTTATGTGGTCGGTGCTTAACGAACGCAAGAAGGGTCCCTTCAAGAGCTTTGCCGATCTGGTGGAGAGAGTGAAAGGCCTGCACAATCCAGAGAAGCTCATAGCCAAGCGCATAGAGGACGAGTTGATGGACGACCGGATCAAGTACCGGGTCTTTACCACAATGCCTCGCATAAGATGA
- the rsmA gene encoding 16S rRNA (adenine(1518)-N(6)/adenine(1519)-N(6))-dimethyltransferase RsmA yields the protein MSHADLGLEDWVLEIGPGEGILTRELAARAGRVYAVEIDPDLAASLCNTAPNVMVIHADALTVRLPQYNKIVSNLPYNISSKITYRLLSRPFDLAVLMFQKEFAQRLKAEPASKIYGRLGMVAGFFSHIEILQNVSRKAFRPVPDVDSAIVRLRPRTERPQVDPRAFMRLADILFRNRRKKVKKGLAAYGVDKMTLAELDQSLINMRPEELTPDQVAGLILAIEKKSDWV from the coding sequence GTGAGCCATGCCGATCTTGGGCTGGAGGATTGGGTGCTGGAGATAGGGCCCGGGGAAGGCATCCTAACACGAGAGCTGGCTGCCCGGGCCGGCCGGGTATATGCAGTAGAGATCGATCCCGATCTGGCAGCCAGTCTATGCAATACGGCCCCAAATGTGATGGTTATACATGCCGACGCTCTGACCGTTCGATTGCCCCAGTACAATAAGATCGTCTCCAACCTTCCCTACAATATCTCCAGCAAGATCACCTACCGCCTGCTCAGCCGGCCCTTTGACCTGGCGGTGCTGATGTTCCAAAAGGAGTTTGCCCAGCGATTGAAGGCCGAGCCTGCCAGCAAAATTTACGGTCGGCTGGGGATGGTCGCCGGCTTTTTCAGTCATATCGAGATCCTGCAGAACGTCTCCAGAAAGGCCTTCCGCCCGGTTCCCGATGTAGATTCGGCGATAGTCCGGCTCCGCCCGCGAACAGAGAGGCCTCAGGTGGATCCCAGGGCCTTTATGAGGCTGGCGGATATTCTCTTCAGAAACAGGCGCAAGAAGGTAAAAAAAGGCCTGGCAGCATACGGGGTAGATAAGATGACTCTGGCCGAGCTGGACCAGTCTCTGATCAATATGCGGCCCGAAGAGCTGACCCCGGACCAGGTGGCAGGTCTGATATTGGCGATCGAAAAGAAGAGCGATTGGGTCTGA
- a CDS encoding aldehyde dehydrogenase family protein, which translates to MHQTHMIIDGEQLPISSHKVETICNPANQEPVALVSVGTRQDARMALEAAKKAFPLWSETACEKRAELLHSAADLVRERAKSIARLLTQEQGKPLKNARAEILSSAGILDYYAEEGRRNVGEWLATSRGRSVVLRQPVGVAALITPWNYPVDLLSWKVGPCLAAGCTFVAKPPSRAPVAATEFVRAIYDAGLPAGVVNVVHGPGSEVGAELVENPISRKIAFTGETETGRWIMAQAALHIKRVSLELGGQSPFIVCGDADIEKAAAACAQRAFSNMGQICISVNRVYVADEVAEEFTDRLVHQTERLRIGNGLKENVDLGPMFSNEQREKTKEHMKDALDRGAELLCGGREPEGEAFEKGYFFLPTVLDRADHKMKIMREETFGPVAPIMRFETVDEAIKLANDSNYGLAAYIYTSDIATGIQAAERLEAGGVGVNINNVMDYQMPFGGWKESGIGRELGHYGLESFLEIKHIRLGI; encoded by the coding sequence ATGCATCAGACTCATATGATAATCGACGGGGAACAGCTCCCCATTTCATCCCATAAGGTGGAGACGATTTGCAATCCAGCAAACCAGGAGCCTGTGGCTCTGGTCTCCGTAGGAACTCGCCAGGATGCCCGGATGGCTTTGGAGGCGGCAAAGAAGGCATTTCCTCTCTGGTCTGAGACCGCCTGCGAGAAGAGGGCAGAGCTATTGCATTCTGCCGCGGATCTGGTGCGAGAGAGGGCGAAGTCCATAGCCCGACTGCTGACTCAGGAGCAGGGAAAGCCCCTGAAAAATGCTCGAGCGGAGATCCTATCATCTGCTGGTATCCTGGACTATTATGCAGAAGAGGGCAGGAGGAACGTCGGGGAATGGCTGGCCACATCCCGTGGCCGGAGCGTTGTCCTCCGCCAGCCTGTGGGCGTCGCTGCCCTCATCACCCCCTGGAATTATCCGGTGGACCTTCTCTCCTGGAAGGTGGGGCCGTGCCTGGCTGCGGGCTGCACTTTTGTGGCCAAACCGCCCAGCCGCGCTCCCGTCGCCGCCACGGAATTCGTTCGGGCGATCTATGACGCCGGTCTTCCTGCAGGAGTGGTCAATGTGGTACACGGTCCGGGTAGTGAGGTGGGAGCAGAGCTGGTGGAAAACCCCATCTCCAGGAAGATCGCCTTCACCGGAGAGACAGAGACCGGACGATGGATAATGGCCCAGGCTGCCCTTCATATAAAACGCGTCTCACTGGAGCTGGGAGGGCAATCGCCCTTCATAGTCTGTGGCGATGCCGATATCGAAAAAGCGGCTGCTGCCTGCGCTCAGCGAGCTTTTTCCAATATGGGGCAGATCTGCATCAGCGTCAACCGGGTATATGTAGCAGATGAGGTGGCAGAGGAGTTCACCGATAGACTGGTCCATCAGACCGAGCGGCTGCGGATTGGCAACGGCCTGAAAGAGAATGTGGACCTGGGGCCGATGTTCAGCAATGAGCAGCGTGAGAAGACCAAAGAGCATATGAAGGACGCCCTTGATAGGGGAGCAGAGCTCCTCTGCGGCGGCCGGGAGCCGGAGGGGGAGGCATTCGAAAAGGGCTACTTTTTCCTGCCCACCGTCCTGGATCGGGCCGACCACAAGATGAAGATCATGAGAGAGGAGACTTTTGGCCCAGTAGCTCCGATTATGAGATTCGAGACCGTTGACGAGGCCATAAAGCTGGCTAACGACTCGAATTACGGCCTGGCCGCATACATATACACTAGCGACATTGCCACGGGCATTCAGGCAGCAGAAAGGCTGGAGGCGGGAGGGGTGGGGGTTAACATAAACAATGTGATGGACTATCAGATGCCTTTTGGTGGCTGGAAGGAGAGCGGCATCGGTCGGGAGCTGGGGCACTATGGCCTGGAGTCATTCCTGGAGATAAAGCACATCCGTCTGGGGATTTGA
- a CDS encoding transcriptional regulator, whose amino-acid sequence MKSPCEEIVWNVLPSIRAAIAEELIKRGISQKDVSKMLGITPPAVSQYVSKKRGYNIEFREDIREAIGGLAEDLIDGKVDDLVRRICDICCMLQDDESACISGRCKGK is encoded by the coding sequence ATGAAGTCGCCATGTGAGGAGATCGTCTGGAATGTGCTTCCCAGCATCAGAGCGGCTATTGCCGAAGAACTGATCAAAAGAGGAATTTCTCAGAAGGATGTGTCCAAAATGCTGGGAATCACCCCCCCTGCGGTATCCCAGTATGTCTCGAAGAAGAGGGGCTACAATATCGAGTTCAGAGAGGATATCAGGGAGGCGATAGGAGGGCTTGCGGAAGATCTTATCGATGGAAAGGTCGATGATCTGGTGAGGAGGATCTGCGATATCTGCTGCATGCTTCAAGATGACGAGAGCGCTTGCATCTCAGGTCGATGCAAAGGGAAGTAA
- the larE gene encoding ATP-dependent sacrificial sulfur transferase LarE, protein MLKMSHDGKLKDLKDRIREKERLLISYSGGVDSSLLAKLAHDVLGEGAVAVILDSEIYPRSELEEAVALAESLGLELRVERFSILDDQAFSQNPSTRCYICKKRSSAILKRVAQKEGMSCIADGVNADDLDDYRPGIAACSEEGIWHPFVDSGITKKDIRTLAQDMGLPVWDKPSSACLASRIPYNERITREGLRMVEEGEEYLKSLGFGQLRVRSQGKTARIELEEQELERALACRQEIVMRLKCIGFEYVTLDLEGYRSGSLNEVL, encoded by the coding sequence ATGTTAAAAATGAGCCATGACGGCAAGCTAAAAGATCTCAAAGATCGTATCCGGGAGAAAGAACGGCTGCTTATCTCGTATTCCGGTGGGGTGGACAGCAGCCTCCTGGCAAAGCTGGCTCATGATGTCTTGGGTGAGGGGGCGGTGGCAGTGATCCTGGACAGCGAGATCTATCCCAGAAGCGAGCTGGAGGAGGCGGTTGCCCTGGCAGAATCCCTCGGTCTGGAGCTGAGGGTGGAGAGGTTCTCTATTCTCGATGACCAGGCTTTTTCTCAAAATCCATCCACTCGCTGCTATATCTGTAAAAAGAGGTCCAGTGCCATTCTCAAGAGGGTGGCTCAGAAAGAGGGTATGAGCTGCATCGCCGATGGGGTGAACGCCGACGACCTCGATGACTATAGACCGGGCATTGCGGCCTGCAGCGAGGAGGGGATCTGGCATCCATTTGTCGATTCGGGGATCACTAAAAAGGATATTCGCACCCTGGCTCAGGATATGGGACTGCCCGTCTGGGACAAGCCCTCTTCCGCCTGTCTGGCCTCGCGCATTCCCTATAATGAGAGGATCACACGGGAAGGCTTACGAATGGTGGAAGAGGGGGAGGAATATTTGAAGAGCCTGGGATTTGGCCAGTTGCGGGTGAGGTCGCAGGGAAAGACGGCGCGAATCGAGCTGGAAGAGCAGGAGCTGGAAAGGGCGCTGGCTTGCAGGCAGGAGATAGTGATGAGGCTGAAGTGCATTGGTTTTGAATATGTGACCCTGGACCTGGAGGGCTATAGAAGCGGTAGCTTAAACGAGGTTTTGTGA